Proteins encoded in a region of the Candidatus Omnitrophota bacterium genome:
- the dusB gene encoding tRNA dihydrouridine synthase DusB, with the protein MIKIGSARINTNIFLAPLSGCSDLAFRLIAREEGAKFCFFEMVDANALIRNYEKTLRMLKTTKKDSPIAGQLLGADPDLMVDAAQKLVSIRDVSFLDINSACPVRKVVSKGAGARLLEKPETLFKILKKLSSSLNIPVTVKIRTGYNRTDIKNIAEIAMGCEQHGAGAIFVHGRTRAQGYSGEINYEAIKKIKEAVEIPVFGSGNIFTPELAKKMFDETSCDGITVARGSFGNPWIFKNIENYLKSGSVLPEPDFLIRKKVLKKHLAYTDKYRHSIPSAEIGFMRKVAIWYMKGFPYAANTRNEITRTKTYPDLIKLIDEL; encoded by the coding sequence ATGATAAAGATAGGCTCTGCGCGGATCAATACCAATATATTTCTGGCGCCGCTTTCCGGGTGCTCGGATCTGGCGTTCCGACTGATAGCCCGCGAGGAGGGCGCTAAATTCTGCTTTTTTGAGATGGTCGATGCAAACGCGCTCATCCGTAATTATGAAAAGACGCTCCGCATGCTTAAGACCACAAAAAAAGACAGCCCTATAGCGGGGCAGCTTTTGGGAGCCGATCCTGATCTTATGGTTGACGCGGCTCAAAAACTCGTAAGCATACGGGATGTATCGTTTCTCGATATAAACAGCGCGTGCCCTGTAAGAAAAGTAGTAAGTAAAGGCGCAGGCGCGCGTCTTTTGGAAAAACCCGAAACACTCTTCAAAATATTAAAAAAACTCTCGTCATCGCTTAATATCCCTGTCACTGTAAAGATCCGGACAGGGTACAATAGAACGGATATAAAAAATATAGCCGAAATCGCTATGGGGTGCGAACAGCACGGCGCCGGCGCCATATTTGTGCACGGGAGAACCCGCGCGCAGGGATATTCCGGAGAAATCAACTATGAGGCTATAAAAAAGATAAAAGAGGCTGTCGAGATACCTGTCTTCGGCTCGGGTAATATTTTTACGCCGGAGCTTGCGAAAAAGATGTTTGATGAAACAAGTTGCGATGGTATTACTGTGGCGAGAGGGAGCTTTGGCAATCCCTGGATATTCAAAAATATAGAAAATTATCTAAAATCCGGCTCCGTCCTGCCGGAGCCGGATTTCTTGATCAGAAAAAAAGTGCTCAAGAAACATCTGGCTTATACAGACAAATACCGCCATTCTATCCCATCGGCCGAGATAGGCTTTATGAGAAAAGTGGCTATATGGTATATGAAAGGCTTTCCTTACGCCGCAAATACACGGAACGAGATAACAAGAACAAAGACTTATCCCGATCTTATTAAGCTAATAGACGAATTATAG
- a CDS encoding FAD-dependent oxidoreductase: MFDIVIVGAGPAGITASVYAARKRLNALVITKDIGGQAAWSGDIENYTGYQFITGPDLAEKFEEHMRKYDISVKEGEGAVVLEKSGNITRVKTDKGSYEAKTAIIASGKRSRELGVPGEKEFKNKGLTYCATCDGPLFSGKNVAVIGGGNSALDAALQLVKIANHVYLIDINPSLGGDAIMREKAASSKNVSVMSNTAVSAIIGKGMVTALKVRQKGREEKTIAVEGVFVEAGLTPNSDFAKDIEKNNLGEIKVNSRNETNIPGIFAAGDVTDVPEKQIIIAAGEGAKAALSAFRYLMRNRW, translated from the coding sequence ATGTTTGATATAGTTATTGTAGGCGCAGGTCCCGCGGGCATTACCGCCAGTGTGTACGCCGCGCGCAAAAGATTAAACGCTCTCGTTATAACGAAAGATATTGGCGGGCAGGCGGCCTGGAGCGGAGATATAGAGAATTATACGGGCTATCAATTTATTACCGGCCCGGACCTGGCAGAGAAGTTTGAAGAACATATGCGCAAATATGATATAAGCGTCAAGGAGGGAGAGGGCGCGGTAGTTCTTGAAAAATCCGGCAATATTACAAGGGTAAAAACCGACAAAGGTTCCTACGAAGCAAAGACAGCGATAATAGCCTCCGGGAAAAGATCCAGAGAGCTTGGAGTGCCGGGTGAAAAAGAATTCAAAAATAAAGGCCTCACTTATTGCGCAACGTGCGACGGCCCGTTATTTTCCGGAAAAAACGTCGCGGTGATCGGCGGCGGAAATTCTGCCCTTGACGCGGCGCTTCAGTTAGTCAAAATAGCCAACCATGTTTATCTTATCGATATAAATCCCTCGCTCGGCGGAGATGCTATTATGCGCGAGAAGGCCGCCTCAAGTAAAAATGTATCCGTGATGAGCAATACTGCCGTCAGCGCTATTATAGGAAAAGGTATGGTTACAGCCTTAAAAGTCAGGCAAAAGGGCAGAGAGGAGAAGACAATAGCAGTCGAAGGTGTCTTTGTAGAGGCAGGGCTTACTCCTAATTCCGATTTTGCAAAGGACATAGAAAAGAATAATCTGGGAGAGATAAAGGTGAACTCTCGCAACGAAACAAATATTCCGGGAATCTTTGCGGCGGGCGATGTAACGGATGTGCCGGAGAAACAGATAATAATAGCAGCCGGGGAGGGGGCAAAAGCGGCGCTTTCGGCATTCAGATATCTGATGCGCAATAGGTGGTAG
- a CDS encoding PEGA domain-containing protein has protein sequence MRKSISYILVLLLIFSAAGCATIVQGTKQRIEISSDPQGATVEIDGEAVGTTPMKIKLKTPFNHTVVITKEGYKEEKVALSRAIGSAAAGNIFIWGPVGWAVDGLTGSQYRLVPDKVHVELKKEE, from the coding sequence ATGCGTAAGTCCATAAGTTATATTTTAGTACTTCTACTTATCTTTTCCGCAGCAGGTTGTGCCACTATTGTGCAGGGGACAAAGCAGAGAATAGAGATTTCATCCGACCCGCAGGGCGCCACGGTAGAAATCGACGGTGAAGCCGTCGGCACTACACCGATGAAGATAAAACTCAAGACGCCGTTTAACCATACCGTGGTCATTACAAAAGAAGGGTATAAAGAAGAGAAGGTCGCGCTTTCACGCGCCATTGGCAGCGCAGCGGCCGGTAATATATTCATATGGGGGCCTGTCGGCTGGGCAGTGGACGGACTGACAGGGTCTCAATACAGGCTGGTACCGGACAAAGTGCACGTTGAACTTAAGAAAGAAGAATGA
- a CDS encoding GAF and ANTAR domain-containing protein — translation MSAKNKENSGAKVIQALAKISEAITSDLYLEDILKLIVAVTAEVMGSNICSILLLDKSGRELSVKATQSVSEEYNKKANIKLGEGVAGKVAREGKPITVLDVRKDKRYKSREIAVHENLCSLLSVPLFSKKKVIGVLNCYTPKPHRFSHNEINVLKSIANQAAIVIENFRLIVESNVIREELESRKIVERAKGILMKKEALSEEEAYQRIRRYSMDKRRSMREIAEAIMLNEELGKAH, via the coding sequence ATGAGCGCTAAAAATAAAGAGAACTCAGGCGCTAAAGTAATACAGGCGCTGGCAAAGATAAGCGAAGCTATCACTTCGGATCTATATTTGGAAGACATATTGAAGCTTATAGTTGCGGTGACGGCCGAAGTGATGGGCTCCAATATCTGCTCGATCCTCCTCTTGGATAAATCCGGCAGGGAACTTAGCGTCAAAGCGACCCAGTCCGTGAGCGAAGAGTATAATAAGAAGGCGAATATAAAATTGGGCGAAGGCGTTGCCGGAAAGGTAGCCAGGGAAGGAAAGCCGATAACTGTCCTGGATGTGCGCAAGGATAAGCGTTATAAGTCGAGGGAAATAGCCGTTCACGAAAATCTATGTTCATTATTAAGTGTACCTCTTTTCTCAAAAAAGAAGGTAATAGGCGTTCTTAATTGTTATACGCCAAAACCACACCGCTTCAGCCATAACGAAATAAATGTATTGAAATCTATCGCTAATCAGGCCGCTATAGTCATAGAGAATTTCAGGCTCATCGTCGAATCGAATGTTATAAGGGAAGAGCTGGAATCGCGCAAGATCGTAGAAAGGGCAAAGGGCATTCTCATGAAGAAAGAGGCGCTTAGCGAGGAAGAGGCATATCAAAGAATAAGAAGATACAGCATGGACAAAAGGCGCAGCATGCGCGAAATAGCGGAAGCTATCATGTTGAATGAAGAACTCGGCAAGGCGCATTGA
- a CDS encoding glutathione S-transferase N-terminal domain-containing protein yields MAKNVKIYSTPTCPFCIRAKQFLKDNNIAYEDIDVSLKQDKAQEMMNKSGQMGVPVLDIEGEIIAGFDKTKIREALGI; encoded by the coding sequence ATGGCAAAGAACGTAAAGATATACAGCACACCGACCTGCCCTTTCTGCATAAGAGCCAAGCAATTTTTAAAAGATAACAATATAGCGTATGAGGATATAGATGTATCATTAAAACAGGATAAAGCTCAGGAGATGATGAATAAATCCGGCCAGATGGGTGTTCCGGTCCTTGATATAGAGGGCGAGATCATCGCCGGGTTTGATAAAACAAAGATAAGAGAAGCATTGGGTATATAA
- the gdhA gene encoding NADP-specific glutamate dehydrogenase, translating to MSHSKVKEFMAKLTAKNPGEIEFHQAVEEVVTSIMPHIEKNTKYQKAKILERIVEPERVIMFRVPWLDDRGEIQVNRGFRIEMSSAIGPYKGGLRFHPSVNLGILKFLAFEQVFKNSLTTLPMGGGKGGSDFDPKGKSDNEVMRFCQSFMTELFRHIGPDTDVPAGDIGVGGREIGYLFGQYKRLRNEFTGVLTGKGLNWGGSLIRPEATGYGCVYFVEEMLKARGESFKGKVCTVSGSGNVAQYTVEKLLELGAKPVTLSDSGGFIYDEGGIDEKGLKFVMELKNVKRGRIKEYADKFGCKYYENKGPWGVKCDTAFPSATQNEISGEDAKTLVKNGCVAIGEGANMPTTPEGIEVFQKAKILYGPGKAANAGGVATSGLEMSQNSMRYSWTREEVDKRLHNIMIAIHEQCVKYGKEGKYINYVNGANIAGFVKVADAMLEQGLV from the coding sequence ATGTCACATTCGAAAGTAAAAGAATTCATGGCAAAACTTACAGCAAAAAATCCCGGTGAAATCGAATTTCACCAGGCGGTGGAAGAGGTTGTTACTTCTATAATGCCGCATATAGAGAAAAATACCAAGTACCAGAAGGCCAAGATACTTGAGAGAATCGTAGAGCCGGAGAGGGTCATTATGTTCCGCGTTCCGTGGTTGGATGATAGAGGAGAGATACAGGTGAACCGCGGTTTCCGCATCGAGATGAGCAGCGCTATAGGGCCGTATAAAGGAGGCCTGCGCTTTCACCCGAGCGTCAATCTCGGCATACTTAAGTTCCTCGCGTTCGAACAGGTATTTAAGAACAGTCTCACTACTCTACCTATGGGCGGCGGCAAAGGCGGTTCGGATTTTGACCCCAAGGGAAAATCCGACAATGAAGTTATGCGCTTCTGCCAGAGTTTTATGACGGAACTATTCAGGCATATCGGCCCTGACACGGATGTTCCCGCCGGAGATATAGGAGTGGGCGGCCGCGAAATAGGGTATCTCTTCGGCCAATACAAGAGATTGCGTAATGAATTCACCGGAGTGCTTACCGGAAAAGGCCTCAATTGGGGCGGCAGCCTGATAAGGCCGGAGGCCACAGGTTATGGCTGCGTATATTTTGTGGAAGAGATGCTTAAGGCAAGGGGTGAATCTTTTAAAGGAAAAGTCTGCACTGTGTCAGGCTCGGGAAATGTCGCGCAATATACCGTTGAGAAATTGTTAGAGTTGGGCGCAAAACCTGTGACGCTTTCAGATTCGGGCGGTTTCATTTACGACGAGGGCGGCATAGATGAAAAGGGGCTGAAGTTCGTGATGGAGCTTAAGAATGTCAAAAGGGGCAGAATAAAAGAATATGCGGATAAGTTTGGCTGCAAGTATTACGAAAATAAAGGCCCTTGGGGAGTGAAATGCGATACTGCCTTTCCGAGCGCTACTCAAAATGAAATAAGCGGCGAGGACGCAAAGACGCTTGTCAAAAACGGATGCGTAGCAATCGGCGAAGGGGCAAACATGCCCACGACTCCCGAGGGCATAGAGGTGTTCCAAAAGGCCAAGATACTATATGGGCCCGGTAAAGCTGCCAACGCCGGCGGCGTTGCTACTTCAGGGCTCGAGATGTCGCAGAATAGCATGCGATATTCATGGACGCGCGAAGAAGTGGATAAGAGGCTGCATAACATAATGATAGCCATTCACGAACAGTGCGTTAAATATGGTAAAGAAGGTAAATACATAAACTACGTAAACGGCGCTAATATCGCGGGGTTTGTAAAAGTTGCAGATGCCATGCTGGAACAAGGGTTGGTGTAA
- the carB gene encoding carbamoyl-phosphate synthase large subunit → MPRRNDIHKVLIIGSGPIIIGQACEFDYSGTQACKALKEEGYEVVLVNSNPATIMTDPGTADKTYIEPLTVESVEKIIEKERPDALLPNLGGQTGLNLASALYKAGVLSKYNVEIIGVKADAIERGEDRIAFKDTMNKLGVSIPKSEPCYSVEEAEAIAERLKYPVVIRPAYTLGGTGGGIAYNVEELRTITSRGLAASLIHQILLEESVLGWEELELEVVRDAKNHMITVCFIENIDPMGVHTGDSFCVAPMLTVPEKLQKRMQDISYKIVEAIGVIGGTNIQFAHNLEDDRLVAIEINPRTSRSSALASKATGFPIARISTKLAAGLTMDEIPYWRKGTLEKYEPWGEYVVIKFARWAFEKFAQAKDILGTQMKAVGEVMSIGKTFKEAFQKAIRSLEIKRYGLGVKDFKTLSVDELKERLASPSSERIFLMYEALRKGISVEDLYKMTHIGTWFIKEMKELVDFEEEILAYKWNNFPNGLLIKAKEWGFSDKYLAGLFDVSEKAVREKRIKIGKYSAYEAVPVSGVKDAAYYYSTYSGKDAVPVSAKKKIMILGGGPNRIGQGIEFDYTCVHAAFALRDEGYESIMVNCNPETVSTDYDTSNKLYFEPVTVEDVLAIYEKEKPEGAIVQFGGQTPLNIAQELKDNGVKILGTSTESIAFAEDRELFRKKMIEMGIPQPESGTARSLDEAIVIAKKIGYPLMVRPSYVLGGRGMEVIFDEDMLRKYAVEAIKVSPEHPMLIDRFLEQAVEAEVDALCDGNETFIAAVMEHIELAGIHSGDSACAIPPRTIKEEHLKTIEKYTAAIAKELKVVGLINIQYAICDNKVYILEANPRASRTVPVVSKMTGSPIARIATQMILGKKLKDFPELKVHKLPYVGVKEAVFPFNMFPEVDPVLGPEMRATGEVMGMADTFGLAFYKAEEASGSKLPLEGNVLLTVADKDKTHLLPIAKRIKKLGFKIYSTEGTSEFLREKGVENDTVKKLHEGRPNIADMIKNKEIHLIINTPVGRSGKYDDSYIRMMAIQHKIPYITTLTAAEASVEGIEAMKKSKVVPKSLQDYHKELAEPKGGYNLISSLKNIFAKR, encoded by the coding sequence ATGCCGAGACGAAATGATATTCACAAAGTACTTATAATAGGCTCCGGGCCTATTATTATAGGACAGGCCTGCGAATTTGACTATTCGGGTACGCAGGCATGCAAGGCGCTCAAAGAAGAGGGGTATGAGGTAGTGCTTGTCAATTCAAATCCCGCCACGATCATGACAGATCCGGGAACGGCTGACAAAACATACATAGAGCCACTTACCGTCGAGAGCGTCGAGAAGATCATAGAAAAAGAGAGGCCGGATGCGCTTTTGCCGAATTTAGGCGGACAAACAGGCCTAAACCTGGCATCCGCTCTTTATAAAGCAGGGGTCCTGTCCAAATATAATGTGGAGATCATAGGTGTCAAGGCAGACGCTATTGAACGCGGCGAAGACAGGATCGCGTTCAAAGATACTATGAATAAGCTTGGCGTTTCTATTCCCAAGTCCGAGCCGTGTTATTCCGTAGAAGAGGCCGAAGCTATAGCCGAACGTTTAAAATATCCGGTAGTCATTAGGCCCGCTTATACCCTCGGTGGAACGGGCGGGGGTATAGCTTATAACGTGGAAGAGCTCAGGACTATCACAAGCCGGGGCCTTGCCGCGAGTTTGATACATCAGATTCTCCTGGAAGAATCTGTTTTGGGATGGGAGGAACTTGAGCTTGAGGTGGTAAGAGACGCGAAAAACCATATGATAACAGTCTGTTTTATCGAGAATATCGATCCTATGGGCGTCCATACAGGCGACAGTTTTTGCGTCGCCCCCATGTTGACGGTGCCGGAAAAACTGCAGAAGAGAATGCAGGACATTTCCTATAAGATCGTCGAAGCAATCGGCGTAATAGGCGGCACGAATATTCAGTTTGCCCATAATCTGGAGGATGACAGGCTGGTAGCCATTGAAATTAATCCAAGGACTTCCCGCTCTTCGGCCCTGGCTTCAAAAGCGACCGGATTTCCGATAGCGCGTATTTCCACGAAACTTGCCGCGGGACTTACCATGGATGAGATACCGTACTGGAGAAAGGGCACGCTCGAGAAATATGAGCCGTGGGGCGAGTACGTAGTCATAAAATTTGCGCGATGGGCTTTTGAAAAGTTTGCGCAGGCAAAAGATATTCTTGGCACGCAGATGAAAGCCGTAGGCGAGGTTATGAGTATAGGGAAGACCTTTAAAGAGGCCTTCCAGAAAGCCATACGCTCTCTGGAAATCAAGCGCTATGGCCTGGGCGTCAAGGACTTTAAAACACTTTCCGTTGACGAACTTAAGGAAAGGCTTGCGTCTCCTTCAAGCGAGCGTATATTTTTGATGTACGAAGCGCTGCGCAAGGGGATATCCGTTGAAGATTTATACAAAATGACGCATATCGGCACATGGTTCATAAAAGAGATGAAGGAATTGGTTGATTTCGAGGAAGAGATCCTTGCTTATAAATGGAATAATTTCCCGAATGGTTTGCTGATAAAGGCGAAGGAATGGGGTTTTTCCGATAAATACCTGGCCGGGCTATTCGATGTATCGGAAAAGGCGGTTAGGGAAAAAAGGATCAAAATCGGTAAATATAGCGCATACGAAGCCGTGCCCGTAAGCGGCGTAAAAGATGCGGCTTATTACTACTCGACATATAGCGGAAAAGATGCCGTTCCAGTTTCCGCAAAGAAGAAGATCATGATCTTGGGCGGCGGACCGAACAGGATCGGACAGGGGATTGAATTCGACTATACCTGCGTTCACGCGGCGTTCGCGCTCCGTGATGAAGGCTATGAATCTATTATGGTGAACTGCAATCCCGAGACGGTCTCGACGGATTATGACACTTCAAACAAGCTCTATTTCGAACCTGTGACAGTGGAAGATGTCCTTGCGATTTACGAGAAAGAAAAACCCGAAGGCGCGATAGTCCAGTTCGGCGGGCAAACGCCGTTAAATATTGCGCAGGAATTAAAAGATAACGGCGTCAAAATTCTCGGGACAAGCACGGAAAGCATTGCGTTTGCGGAAGACAGGGAGCTATTCCGCAAAAAGATGATAGAGATGGGCATACCTCAGCCGGAGAGCGGGACTGCCAGATCGCTGGATGAAGCAATAGTGATCGCAAAAAAGATCGGCTACCCGCTTATGGTAAGGCCGTCTTATGTCCTGGGCGGACGCGGCATGGAAGTGATCTTCGACGAAGATATGCTGCGCAAATATGCCGTAGAGGCCATCAAAGTCAGCCCCGAACACCCGATGCTCATAGACAGATTTTTGGAACAGGCCGTAGAGGCCGAAGTCGATGCTCTTTGCGACGGAAACGAAACATTCATAGCGGCCGTCATGGAACACATAGAATTGGCCGGCATTCATTCGGGAGATTCCGCCTGCGCTATTCCGCCGAGGACGATCAAAGAAGAGCATTTGAAGACAATAGAAAAATATACCGCGGCTATAGCCAAAGAGCTGAAAGTTGTGGGGCTTATCAATATACAATACGCGATATGCGACAATAAAGTGTATATTCTTGAGGCGAATCCCAGGGCGTCAAGGACCGTTCCCGTTGTTTCTAAGATGACGGGCTCACCGATAGCGAGGATAGCCACGCAGATGATACTCGGTAAAAAACTGAAAGATTTTCCCGAGCTAAAAGTGCATAAACTTCCTTATGTCGGTGTTAAAGAAGCGGTCTTTCCGTTCAATATGTTTCCCGAAGTCGATCCTGTGTTGGGGCCCGAAATGAGGGCGACTGGCGAGGTCATGGGTATGGCGGACACCTTCGGGCTCGCTTTTTACAAGGCGGAGGAGGCCTCCGGATCGAAGCTGCCGCTCGAAGGCAATGTGCTTTTGACGGTAGCCGATAAAGACAAAACCCACCTCTTGCCGATAGCAAAACGCATAAAGAAACTCGGTTTTAAAATCTATTCCACGGAAGGGACAAGTGAGTTCCTAAGGGAAAAAGGCGTGGAAAACGATACGGTAAAGAAACTGCATGAAGGCAGGCCAAACATAGCGGACATGATAAAGAATAAGGAGATCCATCTCATAATAAATACGCCTGTCGGAAGAAGCGGCAAATACGACGACAGCTATATACGTATGATGGCCATACAGCATAAGATCCCCTACATCACGACGTTGACAGCCGCGGAAGCAAGCGTCGAAGGCATAGAAGCGATGAAGAAGAGTAAAGTTGTGCCGAAGTCATTGCAGGATTATCATAAAGAAC
- a CDS encoding N-glycosylase/DNA lyase produces MKRLVSEYKKRKNEIKRRLKEFSAFRGAKDEDIFSELCFCLLTPQSKAVYCDKAVKELKCSGLLFRGSKNIIKEILRGNVRFHNKKAEYLVGARELLGLGGKLNIKNKLDTKDTFKAREWLVRNIKGLGYKEASHFLRNIGLGKDMAIIDRHILKNMKRYGAIRKIPASVTKGNYINMEDAMRNFSKKVKIPMEELDLLFWSSQTGFVFK; encoded by the coding sequence ATGAAGAGACTCGTGTCGGAATATAAAAAGAGAAAGAACGAGATAAAAAGACGGCTAAAGGAATTTAGCGCTTTCCGAGGGGCAAAGGACGAAGATATATTTTCAGAATTGTGTTTTTGTCTGTTGACTCCGCAATCAAAGGCTGTTTATTGCGATAAAGCGGTAAAAGAGCTTAAGTGTTCGGGCCTATTGTTTCGGGGCAGCAAGAATATCATAAAAGAGATATTGAGAGGGAATGTCAGGTTTCATAATAAGAAAGCGGAGTATCTGGTAGGCGCGAGAGAACTTTTAGGGCTCGGCGGGAAGTTAAATATTAAAAATAAATTGGATACAAAGGACACCTTTAAAGCGCGGGAATGGCTTGTGAGAAATATAAAAGGCCTGGGTTATAAGGAAGCGAGCCATTTTTTAAGAAATATAGGGCTTGGCAAAGATATGGCCATAATAGACAGGCATATCCTTAAGAATATGAAAAGATACGGGGCTATAAGAAAAATCCCGGCGTCTGTGACAAAAGGCAATTATATAAATATGGAAGACGCGATGCGAAATTTTTCCAAAAAAGTCAAGATTCCGATGGAGGAGCTGGATCTTCTCTTCTGGTCCAGCCAAACGGGATTTGTGTTTAAATAA